The following are from one region of the Stanieria sp. NIES-3757 genome:
- a CDS encoding PAS/PAC sensor signal transduction histidine kinase, producing the protein MLTNSQIKAEIVKKLGFFPTFLEPAMATPSILASLWQQTLSAYYQNPLPNLFKEKLFVYLGRYCSVPYFIICHSCSLRCLGVTAQEILTLNRSAVPENEADLSEDFEHLIQPANQGCTWQTNSEIETSLLRCAVLLFVQSSQAKTCRQNVRQFLGMGMYNYLTALLSYIKFIHQWVESHPQISYETDRRAQLHLAPLLLEEIELAEYFQPNQTVFVNTLEPTKLNPHFFKESPLQTNLCQERFRLCFTNAPFPMMIYRSDGKVLHINKSWQETTGYGLEEIPTLTEWIRRANLKHQEIVRSLNSNLDHETTFQRVVNSLLNLPDTIDLNPELEEITVSTRSEVTVTTRQGEKRFWELFSAPIAQLNDGTELMISMAKDITNLIITETELVETNRQLELVLGASQSGIWHWNLQTNLVKLDSRALTILSLSQHNFDGSYASFLQTIHHNERQSIDLAAIKAVKAQRDLEIEYRIVESNHNIRWVKTVAKPVKDLANRVVAMIGVVIDITKVKQIETQVQQLDHYREQDLVQSLDELKTIFNALPYYLLVMNRDNLRISYCNPMFARILGYDSPEQLLGKKIEESFPSDYREQFLQESEQVFRTGKIIHQLESRILCEEFYQFDTYKIPLAKPTGEVYALLYLACDLPDLISVKQALSERTIQLGAANRELESFSYSVSHDLQAPLRAISGFSQVMWERYQEQLDDRGKHYLQRIRANSQRMGELIEALLQLSRVTRFQMNWVSVDLSAIATEIIAELKARQSHRHLEAIVEPNLVVKGDPRLLRIVLNNLLDNAWKYTAHQAKAKIEFKAIPQKDGSLAYCIQDNGAGFESHLVDKLFIPFQRLHSETQFPGTGIGLATVGRIIYRHGGNVWAQANPNGGAKFYFSL; encoded by the coding sequence ATGCTCACAAACAGTCAAATTAAAGCAGAAATTGTGAAAAAATTAGGGTTTTTTCCTACTTTTTTAGAGCCAGCTATGGCTACACCATCAATACTAGCTAGCTTGTGGCAGCAAACTTTGTCAGCCTATTATCAAAATCCTTTACCAAATTTATTTAAAGAAAAACTGTTCGTTTATCTGGGACGTTATTGTTCGGTTCCTTATTTTATCATTTGTCATAGTTGTAGCTTGCGTTGTTTGGGCGTGACAGCCCAGGAAATCTTGACACTCAATCGTTCTGCTGTGCCTGAAAATGAAGCTGATTTAAGCGAAGATTTTGAACATTTAATTCAACCAGCTAATCAAGGTTGCACTTGGCAAACCAACTCAGAAATCGAAACCAGTTTGTTGCGTTGTGCCGTCTTACTTTTTGTCCAATCATCTCAAGCAAAAACTTGTCGTCAAAACGTGCGTCAATTTTTGGGCATGGGAATGTACAACTATCTGACTGCCTTACTTAGTTATATTAAGTTTATTCATCAGTGGGTAGAATCTCATCCCCAAATTTCCTATGAAACAGATCGACGCGCTCAATTACATTTAGCTCCATTATTATTAGAAGAAATCGAACTTGCAGAATATTTTCAGCCTAATCAAACTGTTTTTGTTAATACTTTAGAACCAACTAAGCTTAATCCTCATTTTTTCAAAGAATCTCCCCTCCAGACTAATCTTTGTCAAGAAAGATTTCGTCTCTGCTTTACTAATGCGCCGTTTCCGATGATGATTTATCGCTCTGATGGCAAAGTTTTGCATATTAATAAAAGTTGGCAAGAAACCACAGGCTATGGATTAGAAGAAATTCCTACTCTTACTGAATGGATTAGAAGAGCCAATCTCAAACATCAAGAGATAGTGCGATCGCTTAATTCCAATCTCGATCATGAAACTACTTTTCAACGAGTAGTTAATTCTTTACTCAATCTACCCGACACCATCGATCTTAATCCTGAATTAGAAGAAATTACTGTTAGTACTCGCAGTGAAGTTACGGTAACTACTCGCCAGGGAGAAAAACGTTTTTGGGAGTTATTTTCTGCTCCTATAGCGCAGCTAAATGATGGAACTGAGTTAATGATTTCGATGGCAAAAGATATTACTAATTTAATTATTACCGAAACCGAACTGGTTGAAACAAATAGACAATTAGAATTGGTTTTAGGAGCTAGTCAAAGCGGAATTTGGCATTGGAATCTTCAAACTAATTTAGTCAAACTCGACTCTCGCGCCTTAACTATTTTGTCTTTATCTCAGCATAATTTTGATGGTAGTTATGCTAGTTTTTTGCAAACTATTCATCATAATGAAAGACAATCAATCGATTTAGCTGCGATTAAAGCAGTCAAAGCTCAACGCGATTTAGAAATAGAATATCGCATCGTGGAGTCTAACCACAATATTCGTTGGGTAAAAACTGTTGCCAAACCAGTAAAAGATCTGGCTAATCGAGTAGTAGCAATGATTGGTGTAGTAATTGATATTACTAAAGTCAAACAAATTGAAACTCAAGTTCAGCAATTAGACCACTATCGCGAACAAGATTTAGTTCAATCTCTTGATGAATTAAAAACTATTTTTAATGCTTTACCTTATTATTTGTTGGTGATGAATCGTGATAATTTAAGGATATCTTATTGCAATCCAATGTTTGCTCGTATTCTTGGTTATGATTCTCCCGAACAATTGTTAGGTAAAAAGATTGAAGAATCTTTTCCTTCAGACTATCGCGAACAGTTTCTTCAAGAAAGCGAGCAAGTTTTTCGCACAGGTAAAATCATCCATCAACTAGAAAGTAGAATTTTATGTGAAGAATTCTATCAATTTGATACTTATAAAATTCCTTTAGCCAAACCAACAGGAGAAGTCTATGCTCTTCTCTATCTTGCTTGTGACTTACCCGACTTAATTTCTGTCAAACAAGCTTTATCAGAACGTACCATACAACTCGGGGCTGCTAATCGAGAATTAGAATCTTTTTCTTACTCCGTCTCTCACGACTTACAAGCACCTTTAAGAGCTATTAGTGGTTTTAGTCAAGTAATGTGGGAACGTTATCAAGAACAATTAGACGATCGAGGTAAACACTATTTGCAAAGAATTAGAGCTAATAGTCAAAGAATGGGGGAATTAATCGAAGCTTTATTACAATTATCCCGCGTTACTCGTTTTCAAATGAATTGGGTTAGTGTAGATCTTAGCGCGATCGCGACAGAAATTATTGCTGAACTAAAAGCCCGTCAATCTCATCGTCATTTAGAAGCGATCGTTGAACCAAATTTAGTAGTAAAAGGTGACCCCCGATTATTACGAATTGTATTGAATAACCTATTAGATAATGCCTGGAAATATACCGCTCATCAAGCTAAAGCCAAAATTGAGTTTAAAGCTATTCCTCAAAAAGACGGTAGTTTAGCCTACTGCATTCAAGATAATGGGGCTGGCTTTGAATCTCATCTAGTTGATAAGCTGTTTATTCCTTTTCAAAGACTCCATTCAGAAACACAATTTCCAGGTACAGGGATTGGTTTAGCTACTGTGGGACGGATAATTTATCGTCACGGGGGTAACGTTTGGGCGCAAGCCAATCCTAATGGCGGGGCAAAGTTCTACTTTTCCTTATAA
- a CDS encoding FAD linked oxidase domain protein, with translation MTTDLNPYQVIAKELQGIEIITESNQITKLSLDYYHFSPILYEQLKDKRADLVVRPSNEAEVIEIVKLCYRHQVPLTVRGAGTGNYGQCIPLEGGIILDTTKMNQIHWLKPGIAAVEPGVKMAAFDKQAREIGWELRMAPSTYRTATIGGFIGGGSVGMGSITYGQLKERGNLQRVRLVTMTETPEIIELSGDEVQQVIHGYGTTGIITQLEISLAPAYPWAEVIVIFDEFMSAARFGQALSDSDGIVKKLVSIHAAPIPSYFTALQNYLPSGKHCALLMISEYDLVALEALVAEFQGEITYCKKAKEISGTSLVEFAWNHTTLHARSIDPNLTYLQTFYFTLERVEQMYYYFGDEVAIHLEFLKAGGKAVPAGLQLVRYTTATRLNEIIEYHEANGAFIANPHVYTIEAGGDKTIDTKKVKFKQKIDPCGLLNPGKMSGFSKLNLRN, from the coding sequence ATGACTACCGATCTAAATCCTTATCAAGTGATCGCAAAAGAACTTCAAGGTATTGAAATTATTACCGAATCTAATCAAATTACCAAGTTATCCCTAGATTATTATCACTTTAGCCCAATTCTTTACGAACAACTCAAAGATAAACGAGCAGACTTAGTTGTTCGCCCTAGCAATGAAGCCGAAGTCATTGAAATAGTTAAATTGTGCTATCGCCATCAAGTTCCGCTGACAGTTCGAGGTGCAGGAACGGGTAACTATGGACAATGTATTCCCCTAGAAGGTGGCATTATTCTTGACACAACTAAAATGAATCAAATTCACTGGCTAAAACCAGGAATAGCTGCGGTTGAACCAGGAGTTAAAATGGCAGCTTTTGATAAACAGGCTAGAGAAATAGGTTGGGAACTGAGAATGGCACCTTCTACCTATCGTACTGCTACTATTGGTGGTTTTATTGGCGGTGGTAGTGTTGGGATGGGTTCAATTACTTACGGACAACTCAAAGAACGAGGTAATTTACAGCGTGTGCGGTTGGTAACTATGACTGAAACACCAGAAATCATCGAATTATCAGGAGATGAAGTCCAACAAGTCATTCACGGTTATGGGACTACAGGTATTATTACTCAATTAGAAATTTCCCTCGCACCTGCTTATCCTTGGGCAGAAGTCATTGTAATTTTTGATGAATTCATGAGTGCAGCTAGATTTGGACAAGCTTTAAGTGATAGTGATGGAATTGTCAAAAAATTAGTTAGTATTCATGCTGCACCAATTCCTTCATACTTTACAGCCTTGCAAAATTATTTACCTTCAGGAAAGCACTGCGCCTTACTAATGATCTCCGAATATGATTTGGTAGCTTTGGAAGCTTTAGTAGCAGAATTTCAAGGAGAAATCACTTATTGTAAAAAGGCAAAGGAAATTTCAGGTACGAGTTTAGTAGAATTTGCTTGGAATCATACTACGCTTCATGCCCGCAGTATTGACCCTAATTTAACTTATCTGCAAACTTTTTATTTCACTCTTGAGCGAGTCGAACAAATGTATTATTATTTTGGCGATGAAGTGGCAATTCATCTAGAGTTTTTGAAAGCTGGTGGTAAAGCTGTTCCCGCAGGTTTGCAATTAGTTCGTTATACCACAGCAACCAGACTCAATGAAATTATCGAATATCACGAAGCTAACGGTGCTTTTATTGCTAATCCCCATGTCTACACTATCGAAGCTGGAGGGGACAAAACTATAGATACTAAGAAAGTAAAATTTAAGCAAAAAATAGATCCTTGTGGATTATTAAATCCAGGTAAGATGAGCGGTTTTAGTAAATTAAATCTTAGGAATTGA